The nucleotide sequence TCGGGCCGGGCACCGCGGGCGAGCCCACCGCGCAGGACTGGGCGGATCTGCTCGACACCATCCACTACGAAGTGGTCACCAGCCCGCGCGGTCGCATTACCAGAACCTATCGCGAGGCCGAAAACCGTTGAGTGATGAAGAAACCCGCAAGCGCAGGGCCTGGCTTGCGGGGGGCGCCGGGGTGAGCGCGGTGGCTACCATCGTCGGGGCATCGGCCCGGCGTTCGATGACCGCCCGGGCCGCCGCGCTCGAAGATCCTTACGCTGGCGAGGATTTCGACGACGTGGACGTCGACCGTAGCTACGTGGTGAGCGCGCCCGATGGGGTGCGGTTGACGGTGCGCGAGGACGGCCCGACGGACGCCCCGCTGACCCTGGTCTTCGTGCACGGATTCTGTCTGCGCATGGGCGCCTTCCACTTTCAGCGTCGGCGCCTGGCCGGGCACTGGGTATCCGATGTGCGGATGGTCTTCTACGACCAGCGCGGTCACGGCGAGTCCGCCGAGGCCGACCCCGAGACCTACACGCTGACCCAACTGGGCAAGGACCTGGAAGCCGTGCTGCGGGCGGCGGTGCCGCGCGGGGCGATCGTATTGGTCGGCCATTCGATGGGCGGCATGACCGTGTTGTCGCACGCCCGGCAGTTCCCCGAGCGGTACGGCCGCCGGATTGTCGGTGCGGCATTGATCTCCTCCGCCGCCGAAGGTGTGACCCGGTCCCCCCTGGGCGAGATACTGAAAAACCCTGCGCTGGAAGCGATCCGGTTCACCGCCCGGTCCGCACCCAGTCTGCTGCACCGCGGCCGCACCGTGTCACGGTCGCTGATCGCTCCCATCCTGCGCGCCGCCTCCTTCAGCGACCTGCAAGTCAGCCGCAGCCTGGACGCGTTCTCCCAGCGGATGATGAACGAGACCCCGATCGCCACCATGGTCGGCTTCCTGCCCGCGCTGGAAGCGCACGACGAAACCGCCGGGCTGTGGACGCTGTTGCGGGTCCCGACGCTGATCGCCTGCGGTGACCACGACCTGCTCACCCCCGACGAGTACTCGCGAAAGATGGCGGCCTGTATGCCGCGATCCGAACTGGTCATCGTCACCGGCGCCAGCCACCTGGCGCTGCTGGACAAACCCGACGCCATCAACGACGGACTGATCCGGCTGGTCAACCGGTCGCGGCCGAGCAAGATGGCGCAGCGGTACCGCCGGCTTCGGGAATGGTTGTGCCGCGATGACTAGCTCGGGAACCGCCACACTCGAACGGGTCGAGGACACCGTCGCGCTGGGCTCCCGGCTCGGGGAGCAGCTGCGCGCCGGTGACGTCGTCGTCCTGTCCGGTCCGCTGGGCGCGGGAAAGACGGTGCTGGCCAAGGGGATTGCCGCGGCGATGGACGTCGACGGCCCGGTCACGTCGCCGACCTACGTGCTGGCGCGGGTGCATCCGCCGCGACGACCCGGTGCCCCGGCGATGATCCACGTCGACGTCTACCGGCTGTTGGACCGCAACGCCGCCGACCTGCTCGACGAGCTGGAATCGCTGGACCTCGACACCGAGCTGGCCGACGCGGTCGTCGTGGTGGAGTGGGGCGAGGGTCTGGCCGAACGCCTCGCCGAGCGCCACCTCGACATCCGTCTCGAACGAATCAGCCATTCCGACACCAGGATTGCGACGTGGGAGTGGGGCTCATGAGCGCCATCCTGACCCTCGACACCTCCACTCCGGCGGTGACGGCGGGCATCGTGCGCCGCGACGATCTCAGCGTGCTGGCCGAGCGGGTCACCATCGACGCCCGCGCACATGCCGAGCGGCTGACGCCCAACGTGCTGGCCGCGCTGACCGACGCCGAACTGACCATGGCCGACCTCGACGCCGTCGTGGTGGGCTGCGGGCCCGGCCCCTTCACCGGCCTGCGGGCCGGGATGGCGACCGCCGCCGCCTACGGACACGCGCTGGGCATCCCGGTGCACGGGGTGTGCAGCCTGGACGCGATCGGCGTGCTGACCACCGGCGACACCCTGGTGGTCACCGACGCCCGTCGCCGCGAAATCTATTGGGCGCGATACCAAGACGGGTCACGCACCGACGGTCCCGCGGTCAGCGCCCCCGCCGACGTCGACCCCGGCCCGGCGCGGGCGGTGGCCGGCTCACCCGAGCACGCGGCGCTGTTCGACCTGCCGCGCTGCGAGCCGGTCTACCCGACCCCGGCCGGCCTGGTCGCCGCGGTGAACTGGGCCGACGAACCCGCGCCGTTGGTGGCGTTGTACCTGCGCCGGCCCGACGCCAAGCCGCTGGCGGCGCACCCATGACCGCGCACCTCGAGCCCGTCACCGTCGGGGCGCTGACCCCCGCCGACGCCGCCCGGTGCGCCGAGCTGGAGGCGCAGCTGTTCGACGGCGACGACCCGTGGCCGGCGGTGGCGTTCCAGCGCGAATTGGCCGCCACCCACAACCATTACGTCGCCGCGCGCGCCAACGGCGTGCTGGTCGGCTACGCTGGCATCTCGCGGCTGGGCCGCAAACCGCCGTTCGAGTACGAGGTGCACACCATCGGCGTGGATCCGGCATTCCAAGGGCAGGGCATCGGCCGCAGGATGCTGGCGCAGCTGTTGGAGTTCGCCGACGGCGGCGTCGTCTACCTGGAGGTCCGCACCGACAACGAGGCGGCCATCGCGCTGTACCGCAGCATGGGATTCGAACAGGTCGGCCTGCGCAAGCGCTACTACCGGGTGAGCGGCGCCGACGCCTACACGATGCGCCGGGAGGCCCTGTGACCGTCGTTCTGGCCATCGAAACCTCTTGCGACGAAACGGGAGTCGGCATCGCGCGGCTGGACCGCGATGGCACCGTGACCATGCTGGCCGACGAGGTCGCGTCCAGCGTCGACGAGCACGTCCGGTTCGGCGGCGTCGTTCCCGAGATCGCGTCCCGCGCGCACCTGGAGGCGCTCGGCCCGGCCATGCGCCGCGCGCTGGACGCAGCCGGTCTGGACCGGCCCGATATCGTCGCGGCCACCATCGGGCCCGGGCTGGCCGGCGCCCTGTTGGTGGGAGTCGCTGCGGCCAAGGCGTATTCGGCCGCGTGGGACATTCCGTTCTACGCCGTCAACCACCTGGGCGGGCATCTGGCCGCCGACGTCTACGCGCACGGACCGCTGCCCGAATGCGTGGCGCTGCTGGTGTCCGGGGGCCACACCCATTTGTTGCATGTGCGTTCGCTCGGCGAGCCGATCATCGAGCTGGGCAGCACCGTCGACGACGCGGCGGGGGAGGCCTACGACAAGGTGGCGCGGCTGCTGGGCCTGGGCTACCCGGGCGGCAAGGTCCTCGACGACCTGGCCCGCAGCGGCGACCCCGACGCGATCACGTTCCCGCGCGGCATGACCGGCCCGCGCGATGACCCCTACGCGTTCAGCTTCTCCGGGCTCAAGACGGCGGTCGCCCGGTATGTGGAGAGCCACCCGGACGCCGCCACGGCCGACATCGCCGCCGGGTTCCAGGAAGCCGTCGCCGACGTGCTGACCCGCAAGGCGGTGCGCGCGGCCACCGCACTCGGAGTGCAGACCCTGCTGATCGCGGGGGGAGTGGCCGCCAACTCGCGGCTACGGGAGCTGGCCGCGCAGCGCTGCGCCGCGACGGGCCTCGCGCTGCGGATCCCGCCGCTGCGGCTGTGCACCGACAACGGCGCCATGATCGCCGCGTTCGCCGCGCACCTGGTGGCCGCGGGAGCGCCGCCGTCGCCGCTGGACGTGGCAACCGACCCGGGTCTGCCGGTGGTGCGCGGGCAGCTGCCCTGACCGTCAGGCGACGATAAGCAGGTTGTTGCCGGTGGACCAGGCCTGGGTGAAGGTGGCCATCGGGATCTGCTCATCGCGGCCGTTGGGGGTGCCGCTGTCGTTGAGGTGCACGACGTTGTTGGCGGTGTCGACGCCGGTGACGACGACGGCGTGGTCGGCCTGGGTCCGCTGGCCCTGGCCCGCCGGGTAATTCCAAATGGTCTCGGCGTTGAGGGCGGCGATCACTTTATGGTCGCCGGCCAGGTCCTGTTCCACCGTCTGCATGCTGTTCCCGGTCGTGAGCTGCGCTGGGACGCCATATTTGCCTAGCAGCATGACCATGTCTTCGGGAGAGGTGCCGTCAAGCTTGTAGACGCTGCCGCGGTGGACTTCGCTTTTAGTGAACACGCCGCGCAGCTCGATGCCGATCTGATGCGGTTCCCGCCCGGTGACCTGTCCGACCACGTCGGCGACGGCCATCAGGCCGCAATCGTCGCCGTGCTGGTAGCGCCAATAACGTGCCGCGGCCTGCGGATCTCCGTACATTTGACCGCCCGGGTCGGCGTGGGCGAGCGGCGCCAGGCCGAGCGCGAGGATGACGGCCAGCAGGGGGTTGAGCATGCGGGTGTACACATTGCGATTATGGCCGTTCGGCCGATTCAGGGGAGTGATCCCCGGGACCGGCGGCTCTGGATTCGCTTCGGCAGCGGGGTGGCCTTGAGTGCTAGCACTCTCGTGTATAGAGTGCTAGGTGGCAATCGGCCAAACCCCTGTGTCGGCACCCGCGACGACGGCGCTCGGGCCCGGACGAATGCCATATCACCTGGTAATTCGGACGGTCCAGGGGCAGACCCCGGACCGACCGCCAACTCTGGTCGGGGCATGGGCCCCGAACCCGAACTAACCCGTCCGGGGCGAAGGCCCCGGACCCGAACAACTAAGTTGGAGGCTCCAATCGTGGCGAAGGTGAACATCAAGCCACTCGAGGACAAGATTCTCGTGCAGGCCAACGAGGCCGAGACCACGACCGCGTCCGGTCTGGTCATTCCTGACACCGCCAAGGAAAAGCCACAGGAGGGCACCGTCGTCGCAGTCGGCCCCGGCCGGTGGGACGAGGATGGCGAGAAGCGGATCCCGCTCGATGTGTCGGAGGGTGACACCGTCATCTACAGCAAGTACGGCGGCACCGAGATCAAGTACAACGGCGAGGAATACCTGATCCTGTCGGCACGTGACGTGCTGGCCGTGGTTTCCAAGTAACCAAGTAGTAGGTCGTGTTCCGCCCCGGGCGATCCCCGCGTTTTCGCGGGTGATTCCGGGGCGGCTCGCGTTACGGAGTTTGACGTGCCCGGTACCTCAGCAGGCCGCTGCGTCGGCCTGCATCGTCGCCGGGCGGAAGGAGCCTGATGAGCAAGCTGATTGAGTACGACGAAACCGCGCGCCGCGCGATGGAGGCGGGCGTGAACAAGCTCGCCGACACGGTCCGGGTGACGCTGGGTCCTCGGGGTCGACATGTGGTGCTGGCCAAGGCATTTGGCGGTCCCACCGTGACCAACGACGGCGTCACCGTCGCGCGTGAGATCGAGCTGGAGGACCCGTTCGAGAACTTGGGCGCCCAGCTGGTGAAGTCGGTGGCCACCAAGACCAACGACGTCGCCGGCGACGGCACCACCACCGCGACCGTGCTGGCCCAGGCGTTGGTCAAGGGCGGTCTGCGGATGGTTGCCGCCGGCGCCAACCCGATCGCGCTTGGCCTGGGCATCTCCAAGGCCGCCGACGCGGTGTCCGAGGCGCTGCTGGCCGCCGCCACCCCGGTCTCCGGCAAGGACGCCATCGCGCAGGTGGCGACCGTGTCGTCGCGCGACGAGCAGATCGGTGAGCTGGTTGGCGAGGCGATGACCAAGGTCGGCGCCGACGGCGTGGTCAGCGTCGAGGAGTCGTCCACGCTGAACACCGAGCTGGAGTTCACCGAGGGTGTCGGGTTCGACAAGGGCTTCCTGTCGGCGTACTTCGTGACCGACTTCGACTCGCAGGAGGCCGTGCTCGAGGACCCGCTGATCCTGCTGCACCAGGAGAAGATCAGCTCGCTGCCCGACCTGCTGCCGCTGCTGGAGAAGGTCGCCGAAGCGGGCAAGCCGCTGCTGATCATCGCCGAGGACGTCGAGGGCGAGCCGCTGGCGACCCTGGTCGTCAACTCGATCCGCAAGACGCTCAAGGCGGTTGCCGTCAAGGCGCCGTTCTTCGGCGACCGGCGCAAGGCCTTCCTGGAGGACCTGGCGATCGTCACCGGTGGGCAGGTGATCAACCCCGACGTCGGGCTGGTGTTGCGGGAGGTCGGTTTGGACGTGCTGGGTACGGCCCGGCGCGTCGTGGTCGACAAGGACGACACCATCATCGTCGACGGCGGCGGCTCCAAGGACGCGGTGACCAACCGGGTCAAGCAGTTGCGCGCCGAGATCGAGGCCAGCGACTCGGAGTGGGATCGCGAGAAGCTGCAGGAGCGGGTGGCCAAGCTGGCCGGCGGGGTGGCCGTCATCAAGGTGGGGGCCGCCACCGAGACCGCGCTCAAGGAGCGCAAGGAAAGCGTCGAAGACGCCGTCGCGGCGGCGAAAGCCGCTGTCGAGGAAGGCATTGTCGCCGGCGGCGGTTCGGCGCTGATCCAGGCCGGCACGACGCTTGCCAAGCTGCGCAAGTCGTTGTCCGGCGACGAGGCGGCCGGCGTCGACGTGTTCGCCGACGCGCTGGAGGCGCCGCTGTACTGGATCGCCACCAACGCCGGGCTGGACGGCTCGGTCGCGGTGCACCAGGTCAGGGAGCTGCCCGCCGGGCACGGCCTGAACGCGAACACCCTGGACTACGGGGACCTGGCCGCCGCCGGCATCATCGACCCGGTCAAGGTCACCCGGTCCGCCGTGCTCAACGCCGCGTCGGTGGCCCGGATGGTGCTCACCACCGAGACGGCGGTCGTCGAGAAGCCGGCTGACGAGGAGGATGACGGCCACGGCCACGGCCATCACCACCATCACTAATCTCTGCCCAGCAGACGCAAAAGCCTCCGACACGCCGAGTGTTCGGGGGCTTTTGCGTCTGGTCGCGCTCGATGGCGCACGTCTAATCTCGCGTCATGGATCGCATCTGGCAGTGGGTGTGGGATCGGTACGGGGCGAGGTATTCGTGGGCGATCTGTGCAATCACGTTCGCCGTGGTTCTGCCGGTTTACCTCTTTTTGTCGTTTTTTGTTGCCGCTTTCGAGAAGTCGGATCACTACGTCGAGGCGGCCATGGTGACCGTTGTCGTCCTGTTGCTGGGGGTGTGCGTGGTTTTTCTTCCCGGCTCGGGCCCGAGCCGCCTCGTAGAGGAGTGGGCCGCCGGCCACGACATCGACCGGACGAGGGCACTGGACGCCACGTATACCTACGCTCGGGGCGCGGTGGCCCGAGGGCTGGGAAGCAATGTAATTGGGGGCGCACTGAATTTGGTTGTTGTCGGCGCGATCGCCGGAGGAACCGGGTCGCGGCTAATCCAGTACGGGATCCTGGGTGCCGCCATCGGGATTGGCATCGAGATGCTTGCCATTCACAGCTTCGTGGAGGCGACATTGCGACCAGCCAGGGTCGCTATCGCCGGGGATACGGAGGTCGGGGACTCGCTGCCCCGTTCTCGACCGACTTTTGCCGCGTGGTCGAACCTGTCGGTGCTCGGAGTCGCGTTCAACTTTGCCGTCTCGGGCGCCATGCTGGCGGCAGTGTTCGATCGGACCAGTGAAGTCCCGGTGCTTTCCGTCGTCATCGGAGGCGCGTTGGCACTGGTCCTCGGGGTGCCGGTGGTCGTTGTCTCCTCGTTCTCGCCATCCCTGCGACCGATTCGCGATCTTGCCGAAGGCACTGAACGTGTTGCGACCGGCGACTACAGCCAACGCCTGCCGGTGGTTCAAGACGATGACCTTGGCGCGCTAGCGGCGTCGTTCAACCGTATGCAGGCCGGTTTGGCTGAGCGGCAACGACTTCAGGCGGCGTTTGGGACCTACGTCGATCCGGCACTGGCAGAGCGCCTGCTGGAGCAGGGCGACGATGTCTTCACCGGTGAGCGTCGCGAGGTGACGGTGATGTTCATCGACATCCGTGACTTCACCTCGTTCGCGGAGGCCAACACCGCCGAGGACACGGTCGCGCGACTCAACGCATTGTTCGAGATCGTCGTGCCTGCCGTCGTGGATGCTGGCGGGCATGTGAACAAGTTCCTCGGCGACGGCGCGCTGGCAGTCTTCGGCGCCCCCAACGACCTCGCGGATCATGCCGATGCAGCCGTGTCCGCGGCCGTCCTGATCAATCGCCTGGCGGCCAGGCGATTCGGTGGCGCGTTGCGGATCGGTACCGGCATCAATACCGGTGTGGTGATCGCGGGCACGATCGGCGGAGGAGGCAAGCTAGAGTTCACGCTGATCGGCGACACGGTCAATGTCGCAGCCCGCGTTGAGCAGCTGACCAAGACCACCGGTGACGCGCTTCTTCTCACCCACGAAACCGTCGACGCCCTGGCTTCTCGTCCGCTCGGTCTTGTGGACCGAGGATCGCATGAGCTGAAAGGCAAGTCGGCAGCGGTAAAGGTCTTCGGTCTCGACCCGTCGGTGACACATTGACGGCTTACTTCTTTCACCACTGAGACGGCCGTCGTAGAGAAGCCGGCTGACGAGGAGGATGACGGCCACGGCCACGGCCACGGTCACCACCACCACCACCACTGAGCGGCATGCCGTTTGATCGACGAAGCACCCCCGGTGCTCGAGGCGGGTCCTCGGTGGGCCGGGGGTGTTGTCGTTTAGACACCCTCGCGAGTGCTGTTTCAACCGGAACGCGCCGCGATCGCGGATGGCGATCTACGCTCGAGCGCAGAGTGCAACTTGGGATCGGTAGCGCGATGTAGGCAGTGCACTGGTTGCGACACGTCGACCAGAAAGGACAGCCATCATGCTTTTGGCCCTCACATCGAAGCGAGCCCTCGCCGCCGCATTGCTGGCGGGGGGCACCGCGCTCACTGGGTGGGGTGCGGGGATCGCCCACGCGGACACGACTCAGCCCCACAGGTGGTGCCCGGGCAACCCGAAGCAGATGCCCTACATCGTCAACCAGTACATCGACTGGGACTGGAACGTCTGCCACACCTGGTATCCGACCAATTACGGGATGGGCAACGTCACCAGCCAGGGCCGGCCGACCGCGATCTGGGATGGCGACAACCCGCCGATCGAGGCGATCACCAGGAGGCAGTGCCCGCCGATCAGCTTCATGTGCCCCTAGCCCGGCAGCGCACTGTGCGTCGCCGCGCACGGGGAAGTCAACCGCTGCGATAGGCGGGTTCGGCCTCGACCAAGCGGCGAGTGGTTGGCGTCTTCCAGGACCACCACGGCCATCACCGCCACCACTACCCGGGTGATGCTGGCCTGTGGGGCTAATGTGCGAATTCGCAACGTTTTTCGTGCATAGGCCCCACAGTCGGCCGGCGGCGGAATCTCACCAACAGCCGCTGCTCAAAGCGTACGGACGTTAATCTCGCGGGATGGACCGCATCTGGCAGTCGGCGTGGGAGCGGTACGGATCGAAGTACTCGTGGGCGATCTGCGCATTCGTGTTCGCCTCGATGCTCGAGACGTTCCTGCTGTGGTCGTTTCTAGTAGTCGCTTACGAGAAGTCGAGTCGCTTCGTGGCGGCGAGCGCTTTCACCGTTGTTGCTGTGGCGGTGTTGGCGTACGTGATCGTCCTTCCCGGTAGCCGTCCGCTTCGGCTGACGCAACGTTGGGCGGCCGGCTTCGAGGTCGATCGTGCACGAGCACTGGCGGATACCTACACCTGGAGTCGCGCGACGGCCCTTCGGGGTTTTGGGTTCCTGCCCGTTTGGACCGCGCTGCTATCAGTCGGTGTCGCCGCGGTCGCCGGGAGTACCGGATGGCGGTTGATTCAGTACGCGATCGTGGGCGGCGCCTTGGGTTTTGCGCTGGCACTGATCGGATTGCACACCTTTACGCAAGGAGCTTTGCGTCCGGCGAGAGCCGCCCTCGCCGGCGATATGGGCGTCGGCGACACCCTTCCCCGCTCTCGTCCCACTTTTGCCGTGTGGTTGAACCTCTCGATGCTGGCCTCCGTGTTCACGTTTTCCGGCGCGGGCGCGATGCTGGGTGCGTTGCTGCATCGGGCCGGTGGAACGCCGCTGCTGTTCACTGGGATCGCGGGCGTGTTGACCCTTGGATTGGCGGCGCCGATCACCCTGGCCGCGATCGTCTCGCCGTCCTTGCGTCCCGTCCGCGACCTCGCGGCAGGGACTGAACGCGTGGGCGCCGGCGACTACAGCCAGCGCCTGCCGGTGGTGCAGGACGATGACCTCGGCGCGCTGGCGGCGTCGTTCAACCGCATGCAGGCGGGTTTGCTTGAGCGGCAACGACTTCAGGCGGCGTTCGGGACATATGTCGATCCTGGCCTGGCGGCGCGCTTGCTTGAGCAGGGTGATGATGTGTTCACCGGTGAGCGACGCGAGGTCACCGTGATGTTCGTCGATATTCGTGATTTCACGCCGTTCGCCGAGGTGAATAGTGCCGAGGACACGGTTGCGCGTCTCAACGCCCTATTTGAGATAGTGGTGCCCGCCGTCGTCGATGCCGGCGGACATGTGAACAAGTTCCTCGGCGACGGTGCGTTGGCGGTCTTCGGCGCCCCGAACGATCTTGCCGATCATGCCGATGCCGCGCTGGGTGCTGCCGCGCTGATTTGTCGTGTGGTCGCCGAACGGTTCGGCGGCGCGCTTCGGATCGGTATCGGGATCAACACCGGTGCGGTGATCGCCGGCACCATCGGCGGCGGCGGCAAGCTGGAGTTCACCCTGATCGGCGACACCGTCAACGTCGCGGCCCGCGTCGAGCAGCTCACGAAGTCCACCGGTGACGCGA is from Mycobacterium conspicuum and encodes:
- a CDS encoding C39 family peptidase; translation: MLNPLLAVILALGLAPLAHADPGGQMYGDPQAAARYWRYQHGDDCGLMAVADVVGQVTGREPHQIGIELRGVFTKSEVHRGSVYKLDGTSPEDMVMLLGKYGVPAQLTTGNSMQTVEQDLAGDHKVIAALNAETIWNYPAGQGQRTQADHAVVVTGVDTANNVVHLNDSGTPNGRDEQIPMATFTQAWSTGNNLLIVA
- the tsaD gene encoding tRNA (adenosine(37)-N6)-threonylcarbamoyltransferase complex transferase subunit TsaD, translating into MTVVLAIETSCDETGVGIARLDRDGTVTMLADEVASSVDEHVRFGGVVPEIASRAHLEALGPAMRRALDAAGLDRPDIVAATIGPGLAGALLVGVAAAKAYSAAWDIPFYAVNHLGGHLAADVYAHGPLPECVALLVSGGHTHLLHVRSLGEPIIELGSTVDDAAGEAYDKVARLLGLGYPGGKVLDDLARSGDPDAITFPRGMTGPRDDPYAFSFSGLKTAVARYVESHPDAATADIAAGFQEAVADVLTRKAVRAATALGVQTLLIAGGVAANSRLRELAAQRCAATGLALRIPPLRLCTDNGAMIAAFAAHLVAAGAPPSPLDVATDPGLPVVRGQLP
- the groES gene encoding co-chaperone GroES; its protein translation is MAKVNIKPLEDKILVQANEAETTTASGLVIPDTAKEKPQEGTVVAVGPGRWDEDGEKRIPLDVSEGDTVIYSKYGGTEIKYNGEEYLILSARDVLAVVSK
- the tsaE gene encoding tRNA (adenosine(37)-N6)-threonylcarbamoyltransferase complex ATPase subunit type 1 TsaE; this translates as MTSSGTATLERVEDTVALGSRLGEQLRAGDVVVLSGPLGAGKTVLAKGIAAAMDVDGPVTSPTYVLARVHPPRRPGAPAMIHVDVYRLLDRNAADLLDELESLDLDTELADAVVVVEWGEGLAERLAERHLDIRLERISHSDTRIATWEWGS
- a CDS encoding adenylate/guanylate cyclase domain-containing protein yields the protein MDRIWQSAWERYGSKYSWAICAFVFASMLETFLLWSFLVVAYEKSSRFVAASAFTVVAVAVLAYVIVLPGSRPLRLTQRWAAGFEVDRARALADTYTWSRATALRGFGFLPVWTALLSVGVAAVAGSTGWRLIQYAIVGGALGFALALIGLHTFTQGALRPARAALAGDMGVGDTLPRSRPTFAVWLNLSMLASVFTFSGAGAMLGALLHRAGGTPLLFTGIAGVLTLGLAAPITLAAIVSPSLRPVRDLAAGTERVGAGDYSQRLPVVQDDDLGALAASFNRMQAGLLERQRLQAAFGTYVDPGLAARLLEQGDDVFTGERREVTVMFVDIRDFTPFAEVNSAEDTVARLNALFEIVVPAVVDAGGHVNKFLGDGALAVFGAPNDLADHADAALGAAALICRVVAERFGGALRIGIGINTGAVIAGTIGGGGKLEFTLIGDTVNVAARVEQLTKSTGDAILLTQQSVDLLASRPLGLVDRGTHAVKGKSVAVQVFGLHP
- a CDS encoding alpha/beta fold hydrolase — protein: MSAVATIVGASARRSMTARAAALEDPYAGEDFDDVDVDRSYVVSAPDGVRLTVREDGPTDAPLTLVFVHGFCLRMGAFHFQRRRLAGHWVSDVRMVFYDQRGHGESAEADPETYTLTQLGKDLEAVLRAAVPRGAIVLVGHSMGGMTVLSHARQFPERYGRRIVGAALISSAAEGVTRSPLGEILKNPALEAIRFTARSAPSLLHRGRTVSRSLIAPILRAASFSDLQVSRSLDAFSQRMMNETPIATMVGFLPALEAHDETAGLWTLLRVPTLIACGDHDLLTPDEYSRKMAACMPRSELVIVTGASHLALLDKPDAINDGLIRLVNRSRPSKMAQRYRRLREWLCRDD
- a CDS encoding adenylate/guanylate cyclase domain-containing protein, producing MDRIWQWVWDRYGARYSWAICAITFAVVLPVYLFLSFFVAAFEKSDHYVEAAMVTVVVLLLGVCVVFLPGSGPSRLVEEWAAGHDIDRTRALDATYTYARGAVARGLGSNVIGGALNLVVVGAIAGGTGSRLIQYGILGAAIGIGIEMLAIHSFVEATLRPARVAIAGDTEVGDSLPRSRPTFAAWSNLSVLGVAFNFAVSGAMLAAVFDRTSEVPVLSVVIGGALALVLGVPVVVVSSFSPSLRPIRDLAEGTERVATGDYSQRLPVVQDDDLGALAASFNRMQAGLAERQRLQAAFGTYVDPALAERLLEQGDDVFTGERREVTVMFIDIRDFTSFAEANTAEDTVARLNALFEIVVPAVVDAGGHVNKFLGDGALAVFGAPNDLADHADAAVSAAVLINRLAARRFGGALRIGTGINTGVVIAGTIGGGGKLEFTLIGDTVNVAARVEQLTKTTGDALLLTHETVDALASRPLGLVDRGSHELKGKSAAVKVFGLDPSVTH
- the tsaB gene encoding tRNA (adenosine(37)-N6)-threonylcarbamoyltransferase complex dimerization subunit type 1 TsaB, giving the protein MSAILTLDTSTPAVTAGIVRRDDLSVLAERVTIDARAHAERLTPNVLAALTDAELTMADLDAVVVGCGPGPFTGLRAGMATAAAYGHALGIPVHGVCSLDAIGVLTTGDTLVVTDARRREIYWARYQDGSRTDGPAVSAPADVDPGPARAVAGSPEHAALFDLPRCEPVYPTPAGLVAAVNWADEPAPLVALYLRRPDAKPLAAHP
- the rimI gene encoding ribosomal protein S18-alanine N-acetyltransferase, giving the protein MTAHLEPVTVGALTPADAARCAELEAQLFDGDDPWPAVAFQRELAATHNHYVAARANGVLVGYAGISRLGRKPPFEYEVHTIGVDPAFQGQGIGRRMLAQLLEFADGGVVYLEVRTDNEAAIALYRSMGFEQVGLRKRYYRVSGADAYTMRREAL
- the groL gene encoding chaperonin GroEL (60 kDa chaperone family; promotes refolding of misfolded polypeptides especially under stressful conditions; forms two stacked rings of heptamers to form a barrel-shaped 14mer; ends can be capped by GroES; misfolded proteins enter the barrel where they are refolded when GroES binds); protein product: MSKLIEYDETARRAMEAGVNKLADTVRVTLGPRGRHVVLAKAFGGPTVTNDGVTVAREIELEDPFENLGAQLVKSVATKTNDVAGDGTTTATVLAQALVKGGLRMVAAGANPIALGLGISKAADAVSEALLAAATPVSGKDAIAQVATVSSRDEQIGELVGEAMTKVGADGVVSVEESSTLNTELEFTEGVGFDKGFLSAYFVTDFDSQEAVLEDPLILLHQEKISSLPDLLPLLEKVAEAGKPLLIIAEDVEGEPLATLVVNSIRKTLKAVAVKAPFFGDRRKAFLEDLAIVTGGQVINPDVGLVLREVGLDVLGTARRVVVDKDDTIIVDGGGSKDAVTNRVKQLRAEIEASDSEWDREKLQERVAKLAGGVAVIKVGAATETALKERKESVEDAVAAAKAAVEEGIVAGGGSALIQAGTTLAKLRKSLSGDEAAGVDVFADALEAPLYWIATNAGLDGSVAVHQVRELPAGHGLNANTLDYGDLAAAGIIDPVKVTRSAVLNAASVARMVLTTETAVVEKPADEEDDGHGHGHHHHH